The Sporosarcina ureae genome includes a region encoding these proteins:
- a CDS encoding heavy metal translocating P-type ATPase, with amino-acid sequence MTTLAKEQSEHTVDWSARLELIAAILSGVIILAAWILGKNGTESFSVTLYIIAFLIGGYAKAKEGIEETIANKELNVEMLMIFAAIGSGIIGYWAEGAILIFIFAISGALETYTLNKSHKEISSLMELQPEEAWLILEDGSEKKVSTDSLSIGSILLVKPGERIPVDGKVVSGITSIDMSAINGESIPVTKQENDELFAGTVNISGAIRMTMTKPSSETLFQKIITMVQNAQSEKSPSQQFIERFEGSYVKIVLAAVVIMMFLPHFLFNWDWTTTFYRAIVLLVVASPCALMASIMPATLAAVSNGARKGVLFKGGVHLEHLSTLQAFAFDKTGTLTTGKPVVMDFIVREGTDMKETLALFAGAESLSNHPLAKAIINYAQDHGVEPERNLHIEDVPGFGIKAETGQGEILIGNPKFIGEELVEDFQDNVAVSLANEGKTVIFMRDEQGIVALAALQDTLRQEAISAIKSLQSLGLRTVMLTGDNEKTAHAIANEVGVDTYVAECLPEEKVVQLKHLLKEYGTVGMVGDGINDAPALATATSGIAMGEGTDVALETADVVLMQNDLNRLSYTIKLSRKMQRIVKQNVFFSIAVISILIIANFMQVVDLPLGVIGHEGSTILVILNGLRMLNKIE; translated from the coding sequence ATGACAACACTTGCAAAAGAACAATCGGAACACACGGTTGACTGGTCTGCGCGTCTGGAATTGATTGCGGCTATATTATCAGGGGTTATCATACTTGCTGCATGGATTTTAGGTAAAAACGGCACAGAATCTTTTTCTGTTACGCTGTATATCATAGCGTTTCTGATCGGCGGTTACGCTAAGGCCAAGGAAGGTATTGAAGAAACGATAGCCAATAAAGAACTTAACGTTGAAATGCTCATGATTTTTGCAGCTATTGGTTCAGGTATTATCGGATACTGGGCTGAAGGTGCAATCCTGATTTTCATCTTCGCAATTAGCGGTGCACTAGAAACCTATACACTCAATAAAAGCCATAAAGAAATCTCTTCTTTAATGGAATTGCAGCCTGAGGAAGCATGGCTAATCCTTGAAGACGGCAGTGAGAAAAAGGTATCTACAGACTCATTATCGATTGGCTCTATATTGCTCGTTAAACCAGGCGAACGTATTCCGGTCGATGGTAAAGTAGTAAGCGGGATCACTTCGATTGATATGTCAGCCATTAACGGTGAATCTATTCCGGTGACAAAACAGGAAAATGATGAACTATTTGCAGGAACTGTTAATATTAGCGGCGCGATTCGCATGACCATGACGAAACCAAGTTCTGAGACGTTATTCCAGAAAATTATTACGATGGTGCAAAACGCACAAAGTGAAAAGTCTCCTTCTCAACAATTTATCGAGCGCTTTGAAGGATCTTACGTGAAAATTGTACTAGCAGCAGTTGTCATTATGATGTTCTTACCCCACTTTTTATTTAACTGGGACTGGACTACAACATTCTACCGTGCAATCGTCTTGTTAGTTGTTGCCTCCCCTTGTGCGTTAATGGCCTCGATTATGCCTGCTACGCTAGCCGCTGTTTCTAACGGTGCTAGAAAAGGGGTATTATTTAAAGGTGGTGTTCACCTAGAACACCTAAGTACATTACAAGCATTCGCTTTTGATAAAACAGGTACTTTGACTACTGGGAAACCCGTTGTGATGGATTTTATCGTTCGGGAAGGTACGGATATGAAGGAAACGCTTGCTTTATTTGCAGGTGCGGAATCCCTATCCAATCACCCGTTGGCAAAAGCAATTATCAATTACGCCCAGGATCATGGCGTTGAACCTGAGCGAAATCTTCATATTGAAGACGTCCCTGGATTTGGTATCAAAGCAGAAACCGGCCAAGGAGAGATTCTAATTGGAAATCCAAAATTTATCGGGGAAGAATTAGTGGAAGATTTCCAAGACAATGTTGCAGTATCGCTTGCGAATGAAGGTAAAACGGTCATTTTCATGAGAGATGAACAAGGAATAGTAGCGCTAGCTGCTTTACAGGATACTTTGCGACAAGAAGCTATTTCTGCAATTAAATCGCTACAATCTTTAGGGCTTCGTACTGTTATGTTAACTGGCGACAATGAAAAGACCGCTCATGCAATCGCAAATGAAGTAGGTGTCGATACGTACGTTGCAGAATGTTTACCAGAAGAGAAAGTCGTTCAGCTTAAGCATTTATTGAAAGAATACGGTACGGTCGGCATGGTAGGAGACGGGATTAATGACGCACCTGCTCTAGCTACTGCTACTTCTGGCATCGCGATGGGTGAAGGTACAGATGTGGCGCTAGAGACAGCTGATGTTGTACTCATGCAAAATGACTTGAATCGCTTATCTTACACCATTAAGCTTTCAAGAAAAATGCAGCGAATCGTTAAACAAAATGTATTCTTTTCAATTGCTGTCATCTCGATCCTCATTA